In Campylobacter sp. VBCF_01 NA2, one DNA window encodes the following:
- a CDS encoding tetratricopeptide repeat protein, whose product MDNFFLDDRDPIFGLIVLISIILLVSVLSYVWGIFHKKNERTNLENFIKKFDTLDALSDAHRELLSSPQIDQPTLGVLANSFVKSGDYERAIEIYLIALNKTTNGAQREFVLTNLGIVYFKAGFMGRAEEVFLEALRLRPRNQTALNHLTVIYERLRRFDEALQVLDALQEQGVDVWQGAQYIRAQIIANDANTPFSEKIRQILALNFKGAKRFCIELFIKNKEPFGEFSEFPNLSEVIDLIYPLKTAVNLGDSDYNALFYALGRSEKKPEKPSQIFEINALVAMKEAGFAGASLAFSYSCAKCKSQVGIFSHRCPVCYEMASVGVSAKISEANNEIGQTF is encoded by the coding sequence TTGGACAATTTTTTTCTTGATGATCGCGATCCGATTTTTGGGCTAATTGTTTTAATCAGCATTATTTTGTTAGTTAGCGTTTTAAGCTATGTTTGGGGGATTTTTCATAAAAAAAACGAAAGGACAAATTTAGAGAATTTTATCAAAAAATTTGACACCCTAGACGCGCTTAGCGACGCTCACCGCGAGCTTTTATCAAGCCCGCAAATCGATCAGCCTACCCTTGGGGTGTTAGCGAATTCTTTTGTCAAAAGTGGAGATTATGAGCGGGCGATTGAAATTTATCTAATCGCGCTAAATAAAACCACAAACGGCGCACAAAGGGAGTTTGTGCTGACAAATTTAGGCATTGTATATTTTAAAGCTGGATTTATGGGCAGGGCTGAGGAGGTGTTTTTGGAAGCTTTGCGTCTGCGCCCACGCAATCAAACCGCGCTAAATCACCTAACCGTGATTTATGAGAGGCTTCGCAGGTTTGACGAGGCGTTGCAGGTCTTAGACGCGTTGCAAGAACAAGGCGTAGATGTCTGGCAAGGCGCGCAATATATCAGAGCTCAAATCATAGCAAATGACGCAAACACGCCATTTAGCGAGAAAATAAGGCAAATTTTAGCCCTAAATTTCAAGGGCGCAAAGAGATTCTGCATAGAGCTTTTTATTAAAAACAAAGAGCCATTTGGCGAATTTAGCGAATTTCCAAATTTGAGCGAAGTGATTGATTTAATCTATCCGCTAAAAACAGCCGTAAATTTGGGCGATAGCGACTATAATGCGCTTTTTTACGCGCTTGGTAGAAGCGAGAAAAAGCCAGAAAAACCTAGCCAAATTTTCGAAATAAACGCCCTTGTAGCGATGAAGGAAGCGGGATTTGCGGGGGCTAGTTTAGCCTTTTCGTATTCGTGCGCAAAATGCAAAAGCCAAGTTGGGATATTTTCTCATCGTTGCCCTGTGTGCTACGAAATGGCTAGCGTAGGCGTGAGTGCGAAAATCTCGGAAGCAAACAATGAAATCGGTCAGACTTTTTAG
- the rnhA gene encoding ribonuclease HI — translation MKSVRLFSDGSSLGNPGAGGWAYILEYKGAKKCECGGNACATNNQMELTATIMGLKALKEPCEVELITDSQYVVNAINSWLHKWIKTDFKNKKNEDLWREYIRVANGHKITAIWVKGHAGHPQNEACDSLARGEAQKYKKA, via the coding sequence ATGAAATCGGTCAGACTTTTTAGCGACGGTAGCAGTCTTGGAAACCCAGGAGCTGGGGGCTGGGCGTATATTTTAGAATACAAGGGCGCTAAAAAATGCGAGTGTGGCGGCAATGCGTGCGCTACAAATAACCAAATGGAGCTAACCGCGACGATTATGGGCTTAAAAGCGCTTAAAGAGCCATGTGAAGTGGAGCTTATCACAGATAGTCAGTATGTGGTAAATGCGATAAATTCGTGGCTTCATAAGTGGATAAAAACGGATTTTAAAAACAAAAAAAACGAGGATTTGTGGAGGGAGTATATCAGAGTGGCAAACGGCCATAAAATCACGGCAATTTGGGTAAAAGGGCATGCTGGACACCCGCAAAATGAGGCTTGCGACAGCCTAGCTAGGGGCGAGGCGCAAAAGTATAAAAAGGCTTAA
- the rnc gene encoding ribonuclease III has product MQNLSNLEEKLGYKFKDKARLAVALTHRSAKNGANNERLEFLGDAVMDLIVGEYLFVKFNSNEGDLSKLRAALVNETSFSKFARFLGIGACLNMSASEEKNGGREKNSLLSDAFEATIGALYLEVGLEKTAKIVTTLLEKIYPKIEFNELVKDYKTSLQEITQAKFGVTPEYRLLGSTGPDHKKSFEMAVFVGGKEFARDIGNSKKEAEQKAAKIAIEILEKN; this is encoded by the coding sequence ATGCAAAATTTATCAAATTTAGAAGAAAAACTTGGTTATAAATTTAAGGATAAGGCAAGGCTTGCGGTCGCGCTAACGCACAGAAGCGCCAAAAATGGCGCAAACAACGAGAGATTGGAGTTTTTGGGCGACGCGGTTATGGATTTGATAGTAGGGGAGTATTTGTTTGTGAAATTTAACTCAAATGAGGGAGATCTCAGCAAACTGCGCGCGGCACTTGTCAATGAGACGAGTTTTTCGAAATTTGCTAGGTTTTTGGGGATTGGGGCGTGTCTGAATATGTCAGCTTCCGAGGAAAAAAACGGCGGCAGGGAGAAAAACTCGCTACTATCTGATGCTTTCGAGGCGACGATTGGCGCGCTGTATTTGGAGGTGGGGCTAGAAAAAACGGCCAAAATCGTAACCACTCTGCTAGAAAAAATTTATCCAAAGATCGAATTTAATGAGCTTGTGAAGGATTATAAAACCTCGCTTCAAGAAATCACGCAGGCAAAATTCGGCGTTACGCCCGAGTATCGCTTGCTAGGCTCAACTGGACCTGATCATAAAAAAAGCTTTGAAATGGCGGTTTTCGTGGGTGGCAAGGAGTTTGCTAGGGACATCGGAAACAGCAAAAAAGAAGCCGAACAAAAGGCAGCAAAGATTGCGATTGAGATTTTAGAAAAAAATTAG
- the aroC gene encoding chorismate synthase, with protein MNTLGIKLRLSTFGESHGVAIGGVLDGFPAGVKIDTKFLQAELDKRKPGGKFATSRKESDEVQILSGVFDGLSTGAPIGFVIYNANQHSKDYENLKELFRPGHADFGYFAKYGIRDHRGGGRSSARETAIRVAGGAFAQMLLNEFGVSVKSGILSVGEINAENLEFENADNSEIFALDKGVENSQKELIANLKKKGESVGASVLTIANGVPKGLGEPLYAKADALIGGAFVGLNGVKAVEIGDGVKASGKFGSENNDFMDKNGFKSNHAGGILGGITTGEQIIIKTHFKPTPSIFADQPTIDKNGDETICSLRGRHDPCIGVRGSVVCTALLRLILADLLLLNVSANLGNLKKIYG; from the coding sequence ATGAATACACTAGGTATAAAACTCAGGCTTTCGACTTTTGGGGAGAGCCACGGCGTGGCGATTGGTGGCGTATTAGACGGCTTTCCGGCAGGTGTGAAAATCGATACTAAATTTTTACAAGCCGAACTAGACAAAAGAAAACCCGGCGGTAAATTTGCCACTTCACGCAAAGAAAGCGATGAGGTGCAGATTTTAAGTGGCGTGTTTGACGGGCTTAGCACGGGTGCGCCGATAGGATTTGTGATTTACAACGCAAATCAGCACTCAAAAGACTATGAAAATTTAAAAGAGCTTTTTCGCCCGGGACACGCTGATTTTGGCTATTTTGCTAAATACGGCATTAGGGATCACAGAGGCGGGGGCAGAAGCTCGGCAAGAGAAACGGCGATAAGGGTCGCAGGTGGGGCGTTTGCGCAGATGCTTTTAAATGAATTTGGCGTGAGCGTGAAAAGCGGAATTTTAAGCGTAGGCGAAATAAATGCTGAGAATTTAGAGTTCGAAAATGCCGATAATAGCGAGATTTTCGCACTTGATAAGGGTGTGGAGAATTCGCAAAAAGAGCTAATCGCAAATTTAAAGAAAAAAGGCGAGAGCGTGGGTGCGAGTGTGCTAACAATCGCAAATGGTGTGCCAAAGGGGCTTGGAGAGCCGCTTTATGCTAAGGCTGACGCGTTAATCGGCGGGGCATTCGTGGGGCTAAATGGCGTAAAAGCCGTAGAAATTGGCGACGGCGTAAAAGCTTCGGGCAAATTTGGAAGCGAAAATAACGATTTTATGGATAAAAATGGCTTTAAATCAAACCACGCAGGTGGCATTCTAGGCGGTATTACAACAGGGGAGCAAATCATCATAAAAACGCATTTTAAGCCAACGCCTAGCATTTTTGCCGATCAGCCGACGATTGATAAAAATGGCGATGAAACGATTTGTTCGCTTCGTGGTCGCCACGATCCTTGTATCGGAGTGCGTGGCAGTGTCGTCTGCACGGCACTTTTACGGCTGATTTTGGCTGATTTACTTCTGCTAAATGTAAGTGCAAATTTGGGGAATTTAAAGAAAATTTATGGGTAA
- a CDS encoding CatB-related O-acetyltransferase: MSNNLPNWGEIFPLKSGLGSVTYIKPTIKNKNIIVGEFSYYAGQDFEGQVTHHYDFIGDRLIIGKFCQIGFGVEFMMNGANHAMGGVSTFPFYIFKGFSQDAPSLDKLPIKGDTVVGNDVWIGQRSLILPGAKIGDGVIIGANSVVGGEIEPYSIVAGNPARLVRKRFDDEMINLLLEFKWWDKSVAEIENLGEILSSDDLVSVKEKIKEMLGKTE, translated from the coding sequence ATGAGTAATAATCTTCCAAATTGGGGCGAAATTTTCCCCTTAAAATCGGGGTTAGGAAGCGTAACTTACATTAAGCCGACCATTAAAAATAAAAATATAATCGTGGGCGAATTTAGCTACTATGCTGGGCAGGATTTTGAGGGGCAGGTTACGCACCATTATGATTTCATCGGCGACAGGCTAATCATCGGCAAATTTTGTCAAATAGGTTTTGGGGTGGAGTTTATGATGAACGGCGCAAACCACGCTATGGGCGGTGTTAGCACATTTCCGTTTTATATTTTTAAGGGCTTTTCGCAAGACGCTCCGAGCCTTGATAAATTGCCGATTAAAGGCGACACGGTGGTCGGAAACGATGTGTGGATAGGGCAACGCTCGCTCATATTACCAGGAGCTAAAATCGGTGATGGCGTGATAATCGGCGCTAATAGCGTAGTCGGTGGCGAGATAGAGCCGTATAGCATAGTCGCCGGAAACCCTGCACGGCTAGTGCGAAAACGCTTTGATGATGAGATGATAAATTTGCTTTTAGAGTTTAAATGGTGGGACAAAAGCGTGGCAGAAATCGAAAATTTGGGCGAAATTCTTTCAAGCGATGATTTAGTAAGCGTAAAAGAAAAAATCAAAGAAATGCTTGGAAAAACCGAATAA
- the purN gene encoding phosphoribosylglycinamide formyltransferase, with product MVTKKIAVLFSGSGSNLEAILEKLHGKIFGDIKIEVALTLTNKPNALGIQKAEKYGLTSVVIDHKAFVSREEFDAKVVEVIKKSGAELTVLAGFMRVLTPVFCEQIRAINLHPSLLPLFKGAHAIDESFASDMQVGGVSVHLVSAELDGGKIIAQEAFAREGKTRDEWEAKIHEIEHEILPRTIVKILKGEI from the coding sequence ATGGTTACGAAAAAAATAGCCGTGCTTTTTAGCGGCAGCGGAAGTAATTTAGAGGCGATTTTAGAAAAGCTTCATGGCAAAATTTTTGGCGATATTAAAATCGAGGTCGCGCTAACACTAACTAACAAACCTAACGCGTTAGGTATCCAAAAAGCCGAAAAATACGGACTAACAAGCGTTGTTATTGATCATAAAGCGTTTGTTAGTAGAGAAGAATTTGACGCAAAAGTAGTAGAAGTTATCAAAAAAAGTGGCGCCGAGCTAACTGTGCTAGCGGGCTTTATGAGAGTGCTTACGCCGGTATTTTGCGAGCAAATCAGGGCGATTAACCTGCACCCGTCGCTTCTGCCACTTTTCAAGGGCGCGCACGCAATCGACGAGAGCTTTGCAAGCGATATGCAAGTAGGCGGTGTGAGCGTGCATCTAGTCAGCGCGGAGCTTGACGGGGGCAAAATCATAGCCCAAGAGGCTTTTGCCAGAGAGGGCAAAACGCGCGATGAGTGGGAAGCCAAAATCCACGAAATCGAGCATGAAATACTGCCTCGCACAATAGTTAAAATTTTAAAAGGTGAGATTTAA
- a CDS encoding NAD(P)H-hydrate dehydratase: MKNLYFSTAEFDKNASQNLGIDEKILMENAASGVEILIRKKLKKGAKILALCGAGNNANDAICVLRRLSGDYLCEAFLIFGEPKNEAFKFQSEIAKKVGVKFSQNLENFKFDCIIDGVFGSGLSRDMDKKVCEILGRANHAKALKIAIDIPSGIDLAGVPRPMAFEADYTVCMGALKISLFSDLAKDFTGKIKLANLGICEDKFATSPDAFLLEKSDLRLPFRKKKNTNKGEFGHAFIASGEMSGAAQIAALSAHAIGAGLVSIVGKVKNLNPILMRKNEFLGASAIGAGMGLGGAKFDTQILSNTPCVIDADLCYSDSIIEILQTNENAVITPHPKEFAALLSLAKIANLSVSEVQKDRFALARKFSLATKSVLVLKGANTIIAHHGELFVCERGVSALAKAGSGDVLSGLITGLLAQGYSSREAAINGVLAHALAGRNFRKNSYSLNPFDIIEEIKWLRKK, translated from the coding sequence ATGAAAAATTTATATTTTAGCACAGCCGAATTTGACAAAAACGCAAGCCAAAATTTAGGCATTGATGAGAAAATTTTAATGGAAAACGCCGCTAGTGGCGTAGAAATTTTAATCCGCAAAAAGCTGAAAAAGGGGGCAAAAATTTTAGCCCTATGTGGCGCAGGAAATAACGCAAACGACGCTATTTGCGTGCTTCGTAGGCTAAGTGGGGATTATTTGTGCGAGGCGTTTTTAATCTTTGGCGAGCCAAAAAACGAAGCGTTTAAATTTCAAAGCGAAATTGCCAAAAAAGTCGGCGTGAAATTTAGCCAAAATTTGGAAAATTTCAAATTTGACTGCATAATCGACGGCGTTTTTGGAAGCGGTTTATCGCGCGATATGGATAAAAAAGTATGCGAGATACTAGGGCGAGCAAACCATGCCAAAGCCCTAAAAATCGCCATTGATATCCCAAGTGGAATTGATTTGGCTGGCGTGCCAAGACCTATGGCGTTTGAGGCAGATTACACGGTGTGTATGGGAGCGCTGAAAATCTCGCTTTTTAGCGATTTGGCAAAAGATTTTACCGGCAAGATAAAACTGGCAAATTTAGGCATTTGCGAGGATAAATTTGCCACTTCGCCTGATGCGTTTTTGCTAGAAAAGTCCGATTTGCGCCTGCCATTTCGAAAGAAAAAAAACACAAATAAAGGCGAATTTGGCCACGCCTTTATCGCCTCTGGCGAAATGAGTGGCGCAGCCCAAATCGCCGCCCTTAGCGCGCACGCAATCGGCGCAGGGTTAGTCAGCATCGTAGGCAAGGTAAAAAATCTAAATCCGATTTTAATGCGCAAAAACGAGTTTTTGGGCGCTAGCGCAATCGGGGCTGGTATGGGGCTAGGAGGGGCGAAATTTGACACACAAATCCTATCTAACACGCCTTGCGTCATCGACGCGGATTTGTGCTACTCTGACTCAATCATTGAAATTTTGCAAACTAACGAAAACGCCGTTATCACGCCACACCCGAAGGAATTTGCCGCCTTGCTAAGCTTGGCAAAAATCGCAAATTTAAGCGTGAGCGAAGTGCAAAAAGATCGCTTTGCCTTAGCACGAAAATTTTCGCTTGCTACCAAATCCGTGCTCGTGCTAAAAGGCGCAAACACCATTATAGCGCACCATGGCGAGCTTTTTGTGTGCGAGAGGGGAGTTAGCGCGCTAGCCAAAGCAGGCAGTGGCGATGTGCTATCAGGCCTCATCACAGGGCTTTTAGCCCAAGGTTATAGCTCACGCGAAGCCGCGATAAATGGTGTTTTGGCTCACGCACTAGCTGGGCGAAATTTTAGAAAAAACTCATATTCACTAAACCCATTTGACATCATCGAGGAGATAAAATGGTTACGAAAAAAATAG
- a CDS encoding YifB family Mg chelatase-like AAA ATPase, with the protein MKSLKCAVFTDTLISVSVESTFVRGLPGFNIVGLAGTTIKESESRVKAALMSLNFKFPASKIIINLSPSDVPKNGSHFDLAIALLIALQKESFGDDFFVFGELGLDGTLKSTASLFSTLLFLSAHVKNAKILVPKEIALRASTIPNYEVYAVENLAEAIRFFSDDEFATTCLMSETHPIFKDIIKIGNEIYVPNRNFTLNFKDIKGQERAKRASLIAASGMHNILFEGSPGCGKSMCAKRIAQILPPQSVSEILLSCAYESLNNKNVDFSALRAFRSPHHTSTRSSIFGGGSLGARIGEVALANGGELFFDELPHFGKQILESLREPLEDNKILISRVNSKTEYETKFIFVAAQNPCPCGHLFSQSTSCSCSANEIKKYKSVISGPLLDRIDLYVAMDEVSKDDRTSISSEEMYERVVCAFRAQKLRQQNELNAKLSDKDVQKFCVLESSAQNILESAISRYNLSQRGIIKTKKVARSIADLSESEVIAKVHLLEALSFRTRSEI; encoded by the coding sequence ATGAAATCTCTAAAATGCGCTGTTTTTACCGATACTTTAATCAGTGTCAGTGTAGAAAGCACATTTGTCAGAGGCCTTCCTGGCTTTAATATCGTTGGACTTGCCGGAACCACAATCAAAGAGAGCGAAAGCAGGGTAAAAGCGGCTTTGATGAGCCTAAATTTCAAATTCCCAGCCTCTAAAATCATTATAAATCTCTCCCCCTCTGATGTGCCCAAAAACGGCTCGCACTTCGACCTTGCAATCGCGCTTTTAATCGCTTTGCAAAAAGAGAGCTTTGGGGACGATTTTTTCGTATTTGGCGAGCTTGGACTTGACGGCACGCTTAAATCCACGGCCTCTTTGTTTTCGACGCTGCTGTTTTTAAGCGCACATGTGAAAAATGCTAAAATTTTAGTCCCAAAAGAAATCGCGCTTAGAGCCTCAACAATCCCAAATTACGAGGTTTATGCGGTCGAAAATTTAGCAGAAGCGATTAGATTTTTTAGCGATGATGAATTTGCCACGACCTGCCTTATGAGCGAAACTCACCCGATTTTTAAAGATATCATTAAAATCGGCAATGAAATTTATGTCCCAAATCGAAATTTCACCCTAAATTTCAAAGACATAAAAGGCCAAGAAAGAGCCAAAAGAGCGAGCCTAATCGCCGCTAGCGGTATGCATAACATACTCTTTGAGGGTAGCCCAGGGTGCGGCAAATCAATGTGCGCTAAACGCATAGCCCAAATTTTGCCACCTCAAAGCGTGAGTGAGATTTTGCTTTCGTGCGCTTACGAGTCATTAAACAACAAAAATGTCGATTTTAGCGCACTCAGAGCCTTTCGTTCGCCTCATCACACAAGCACCAGAAGCTCGATTTTCGGCGGTGGTTCGCTAGGGGCGCGTATCGGCGAGGTGGCTTTGGCAAACGGTGGTGAGCTGTTTTTCGATGAGCTTCCGCACTTTGGAAAGCAAATTTTAGAAAGCCTGCGAGAACCACTCGAAGATAATAAAATTTTAATCTCTCGGGTAAATTCCAAAACAGAGTATGAGACGAAATTTATCTTTGTCGCAGCGCAAAATCCCTGCCCGTGCGGACATTTGTTTTCGCAATCGACCTCATGCTCATGCTCGGCAAACGAAATCAAAAAATACAAAAGCGTAATTTCTGGGCCACTGCTTGATAGGATTGATCTGTATGTGGCTATGGACGAGGTCAGCAAGGACGATAGAACTAGCATATCTAGCGAAGAGATGTATGAGAGGGTGGTGTGCGCCTTTCGCGCGCAAAAATTAAGGCAGCAAAACGAGCTAAACGCGAAATTAAGCGATAAGGATGTGCAGAAATTTTGCGTTTTGGAATCAAGCGCGCAAAATATCCTAGAAAGCGCGATTAGCAGGTATAATCTAAGCCAAAGAGGGATTATAAAAACCAAAAAAGTAGCACGCAGTATCGCTGATCTAAGCGAGAGCGAGGTCATCGCAAAGGTTCATTTACTCGAAGCTCTGAGCTTTCGAACAAGGAGCGAGATATGA
- the def gene encoding peptide deformylase: MVLEILTYPNKKLHVRSKEVVKFDDELAKFLDDMYETMISKNGIGLAAIQVANPIRAVVINLANEEGVQDKADLLELINPVITQKEDEIIYQEGCLSVPGYYEEVKRARKIMLNYQDRNGEKHELSADELLAVCIQHELDHLDGHLFIERIGYNNRKKFDKEYRKNKKEKSK, encoded by the coding sequence ATGGTTTTAGAAATTCTTACATATCCGAACAAAAAACTCCATGTTCGCTCCAAAGAGGTCGTCAAATTTGACGATGAGCTGGCGAAATTTTTAGACGATATGTATGAAACCATGATAAGCAAAAACGGCATTGGACTAGCTGCTATCCAAGTGGCTAATCCAATCAGAGCCGTTGTGATAAATTTAGCCAACGAAGAGGGTGTGCAAGACAAAGCCGATTTGCTCGAACTCATAAACCCCGTAATCACACAAAAAGAAGATGAAATCATCTACCAAGAAGGTTGCCTTAGCGTGCCAGGATACTACGAAGAGGTCAAAAGAGCGCGCAAAATCATGCTAAATTACCAAGATAGAAATGGCGAAAAACACGAGCTAAGCGCCGATGAGCTTTTGGCTGTGTGTATCCAGCACGAGCTAGACCACCTAGACGGGCACCTTTTTATCGAGCGCATAGGCTACAACAACCGCAAAAAATTTGACAAAGAATACCGCAAAAACAAAAAAGAAAAATCAAAATGA
- the clpP gene encoding ATP-dependent Clp endopeptidase proteolytic subunit ClpP encodes MFLPYVIEQTSRGERSYDIYSRLLKDRIVMLSGEINDDVASAIVAQLLFLEAEDPDKDIYMYINSPGGVVTSGFSIYDTMNYIKPDVSTICIGQAASMGAFLLSCGTKGKRYALPNARIMIHQPLGGAQGQATDIEIQAKEILRMKSQLNQILAQNTGKNLSDIEKDCERDFFMSAKEASEYGLIDKVLEKSFK; translated from the coding sequence ATGTTTTTACCTTATGTAATCGAGCAAACAAGCAGAGGCGAGAGGAGTTATGATATCTACTCTCGCTTGCTTAAAGATCGCATTGTAATGCTAAGTGGCGAAATCAACGACGATGTAGCCAGCGCAATCGTAGCCCAACTGCTATTTTTAGAGGCAGAAGATCCAGACAAAGATATCTATATGTATATCAACAGCCCCGGTGGCGTGGTTACGAGCGGATTTAGCATTTATGATACTATGAATTACATCAAACCAGATGTCAGCACGATCTGCATAGGTCAGGCTGCTTCAATGGGCGCATTTTTGCTTAGTTGTGGCACCAAGGGCAAACGATATGCCCTGCCAAATGCGCGCATTATGATTCACCAACCTCTCGGCGGAGCACAAGGCCAAGCCACCGATATCGAAATCCAAGCAAAAGAAATTTTGCGTATGAAATCGCAACTAAATCAAATTTTAGCCCAAAACACAGGCAAAAATTTAAGCGATATCGAAAAAGACTGCGAGAGAGATTTTTTCATGAGCGCGAAAGAGGCCAGCGAGTATGGACTAATCGACAAGGTATTGGAAAAGAGCTTTAAATAA
- the tig gene encoding trigger factor: MEINAKLTNSANAVASTKIDADTIAKKVDDLAKKAAKNLKIDGFRKGKVPVAVVMKRYGAQLEQDAKQEIFKNIIDESIKSVNKKADEVIGEPIFSKYDEKDGNIDVEMEISFRPEVNIDGYEELIPEFSTPRVTKKEIEDEINKILLMVAPLEKSDKTELEKGDFAKFDFKGFVDNEAFEGGEAKDYVLEIGSNQFIPGFEDGMIGLKVGEERDVSVKFPAEYGAKHLAGKDAIFKVKLHEIQCKKPAAELDEDMLKRILPGEEKPTKEKVESTIKEQLKNDKLRKKIEEELKPKMADALAEKFNFDLPKSIVEQEINLQFNNAWRSFDEATIEEFKKDQKAIEKKRDEFRAGAEKSVKITFLIDALAKKRGIDVSDQELIQAIYFEAYSNGLDPKAHLEEYRKRGVLPAVKMALIEEKLFNNIFSKNKDDKEGE, translated from the coding sequence ATGGAAATCAATGCAAAGCTAACAAACTCTGCTAACGCAGTAGCAAGCACAAAAATCGATGCAGACACTATCGCTAAAAAAGTAGATGATCTTGCTAAAAAAGCCGCCAAAAACCTTAAAATTGACGGTTTCAGAAAGGGCAAAGTCCCAGTAGCAGTCGTGATGAAACGATACGGCGCGCAGTTAGAACAAGATGCAAAACAAGAGATTTTTAAAAATATCATCGACGAATCAATCAAAAGCGTAAATAAAAAAGCCGATGAAGTAATCGGCGAGCCAATTTTTTCTAAATACGATGAAAAAGACGGAAATATCGATGTAGAGATGGAAATTTCTTTCCGCCCAGAGGTTAATATCGACGGATACGAGGAGCTAATCCCTGAGTTTTCGACACCTCGCGTAACCAAAAAAGAAATCGAGGACGAGATAAATAAAATTTTACTAATGGTCGCTCCACTAGAAAAATCAGATAAAACAGAGCTTGAAAAGGGCGATTTTGCCAAATTTGACTTCAAAGGTTTCGTTGATAATGAGGCTTTCGAGGGTGGCGAAGCGAAAGATTATGTGCTTGAAATCGGCTCAAATCAATTTATCCCGGGTTTTGAAGACGGTATGATTGGACTAAAAGTCGGCGAGGAGCGCGATGTAAGCGTGAAATTCCCAGCTGAATACGGCGCTAAACACCTTGCAGGAAAAGACGCGATTTTTAAAGTAAAACTACATGAAATTCAGTGCAAAAAACCAGCTGCTGAGCTTGATGAGGATATGCTAAAACGCATACTTCCAGGCGAGGAAAAACCTACAAAAGAAAAGGTTGAAAGCACGATTAAAGAACAACTCAAAAACGACAAACTTCGCAAAAAAATCGAAGAAGAGTTAAAACCAAAAATGGCTGATGCTTTGGCTGAGAAATTTAACTTTGATTTGCCAAAATCAATCGTCGAGCAAGAGATAAATTTACAATTCAACAACGCTTGGCGCTCATTTGATGAGGCTACAATCGAAGAATTTAAAAAAGATCAAAAAGCAATTGAGAAAAAACGCGATGAATTTAGAGCTGGCGCAGAAAAAAGCGTAAAAATCACATTTTTAATCGACGCTTTGGCTAAAAAACGCGGTATTGATGTAAGCGATCAAGAGCTAATCCAAGCTATTTACTTCGAAGCCTACTCAAACGGCCTAGATCCGAAAGCTCACCTTGAAGAATATCGCAAAAGAGGGGTTTTACCAGCTGTTAAAATGGCGCTAATCGAAGAAAAACTTTTCAACAATATTTTTAGCAAAAACAAAGACGACAAAGAAGGCGAATAA
- the folE gene encoding GTP cyclohydrolase I FolE, with translation MDEKSREEFASCVAKMLTLLGENPKREGLIKTPMRVAKAYEFLTSGYEQDPKDVLNDALFESSNNEMVLIKDIEFYSLCEHHLLPIIGRAHVAYIPNKKVVGLSKIPRMVNIFARRLQIQEQLTEQIANALQEVIKPLGVGVVIQARHMCMEMRGVQKINSTTTTSALRGLFISRNDTRKEFFDLINSPKTFGF, from the coding sequence ATGGACGAAAAAAGCAGGGAAGAATTCGCTTCTTGTGTCGCTAAAATGCTAACTTTGCTTGGCGAAAATCCTAAGCGCGAAGGGTTAATAAAAACGCCAATGCGTGTGGCAAAAGCGTATGAATTTCTTACTAGCGGATACGAGCAAGACCCCAAAGATGTGCTAAATGACGCACTTTTTGAGAGTTCAAATAATGAAATGGTGCTTATTAAGGATATTGAATTTTACAGCCTTTGTGAACACCACCTTTTGCCTATTATTGGGCGTGCGCATGTGGCGTATATACCTAATAAAAAGGTCGTTGGACTATCCAAAATTCCGCGTATGGTAAATATTTTCGCGCGAAGATTGCAAATCCAAGAACAACTCACCGAACAAATCGCAAATGCGCTCCAAGAGGTCATCAAGCCCCTTGGCGTGGGCGTCGTAATCCAAGCCCGCCACATGTGTATGGAAATGCGTGGCGTGCAAAAAATCAACTCCACTACGACAACTTCGGCTTTGCGTGGGCTATTTATCAGCCGAAACGACACTAGAAAAGAGTTTTTTGATTTGATAAATTCGCCAAAAACATTTGGATTTTAG